TTGAGCGTGTCAGCTGTATGCGTATGCTGCGTAttgctgtctatgaagggtcaaaaatatcttaatttgtgttcctaagatgaacgaaggtcttacgggtttggaacgaaatgagtgtgagtaatgacagaattttcaattttgggtgaaatatcccttaaAGATAAATattctgaacacaaaatataatataaatataatatatgtcaTCGTAAGCACTATCTGTTGTCCAATCTTCTCAATTCCAAACATGTTTCTCATTTCGCAAAAGAAGTTGAAGGGAGTACAcgataatgtgtgtgtgtgtgtgtgtgtgtgtgtgtgtgtgtgtgtgaagcagGTATAGTTATCTCTTtatattttctgtgttttcttgTAGATTCCAgacaaaataaagcaaaaataatagaTAACATCTTGAGGGAATAGAGACACAACAGACCCAGTATAGAGTCAGTGTAACATTAATAACCCCTTTAAACCTTAAATCGGTCCGCCGCATCATAATGCAGCCCTGTAATCACGTGACTCGGACATTTGATAAGGGGAGAGGCCATCATCAGCACCCGGATCGCTGCTGTCATTCAGTTTGGATGCAGTCTGAAGCAACATCAGTATCATGAACCGTTCTGTCCTGTTCTGGCTTTTATTGGTCGTGGACGGTGAGTCACTTTTTTAACTATATACCTACTTTCGGTTTCAATATAAACCGGAAAAGCGCATGTCatcctctttctttctctatATTTTTATCTACAGCGTTTCTTAACATACACAATTATATAACTTTCCTACAAACAAATGCTGTGATAAATAGCATTGCGAATAATAACAGAGATGATAGCACCATTTTAAGTGTAGCGCCATGTATCactatttttcttaaaaaaaaataataataattaaaaaaaaaaaatgctggcaGCAAACTTATTGGTTACAATTTAGTggaataaaacaataacaacaataaaatatctCTAATAGTCTTCAGTCAGATTTTGTCAGGATTTGTGAGTTTCTGTTGCTGCAGTTGCTTTGGGTGCGGTTCAAAGTGAGAACGGATGCGTATTTATTCAGTTAGATTTTTAAACACTGTGTCAGTTTGAATAACTTTTTCTTGTTTGTGGGCGGTGAGTGATATTATTGCTTCAACACTTAAGCTAAACTTAAGTAGAAATACATTTAAGTGCAATTAACCACCGTCAGTTCTACTTGTTCAGAATATTCATGCCACCCCCACCCCCAtgcaaactttttttgtaataaaaacgtaaaaaaaataaaataaaataaaaaaattggttAAAAAATGTTCAGATTGCATATAAACTGCCCTATGATTGCTGATAAACTAATATGATTGTGAATACAATTATGAGCCAGTCCTGAAGCTTCactttcttatatatatatatatatatatatatatatatataggctatatattgtCCTGTAAATTCTTTTTACACAGATAATTCTGTAGTCTCCTCGGGAAGCTGGTGTTTATGGTAGTGATTTTACTCCTCTCATTTCTAAGTGGTTAAACTGATGGTCTATATATGCAAATAACTTTGAAAGATTCATATTCTTTACTACATCTGAATGAGAATAAcattaaagaacaaaaacatgttAGAATAACATTTTACATGGTTGTTTGGattggtgatttttttttttttttttttgctatatgtTTTCAGGCTGTATTATTcagatgaatgtgtgtgttattaATGAAGGTgtgttatttgtgtgtgtgtgtgtgtgtgtgtgtgttttggcaTGTTCTTTCTAAAACAGacatttactttttacagtTCACAAGTCATGTCAGGTTTAATTCAGAGACacaacaaaatctataattcACAGTAGCATTTGCTGTGCTTATAGTTTTTTAACAATATAACACCGTATTAAATCTTTCTTTGcaaaactgtatatttttaaaatatattttagtaaataGAACCAGCAACATGTTACAGTACTGACACCAAAAAAAGTGCACATAAAAATTACTGACAGCATAATCTCTATGTAGAAATGGTTTCTGTATGTTCTACAGGTGTGTTTGCTGCTGATGATGTTAAGTCAGTGTCAGTATCAGTATTGGtgggagattctgtcactctaaACACTGATGATACTGAAACACAGGGAGCTGAGGCACTGCGGTGGAAAATTCAAGATGAAAAACAATTCATAGCAGAGATTGATAAAGAAGCTGGTAAAAAGCCGGACGTGCCTGGGAATAATGACGAAAGATTCAAAGGCAGATTGGAGCTGGAcgatcagactggatctctgaccatcacaaacctCAAAACCACAGACTCTAGAGTTTATGAACTACACATCAAGAAAAAAGAGAGCAAATGCACAAGATTCAATGTCACTGTCCGCGGTGAGTAACTCTCTTTATTGACTTTTCAGCAATGTTACAGGTACCCAAAGACGTTTGTCATTAGGGGACCCTGAATTATTTTGCTGTtacaataaaatgtcaatttacttcatattaaaaatacaaaattacaaaataacaaaaaaaaaaaaaaaaaaaaaatgaatacaatacATTATAGGAATACACAAAGTTcatttaaaatctgtaattgTTTAAAAGTCTACACAAAGGGAATAAGTGATCTGTATTTTTCTGTTCGGTATTTGGGGATTGTCAGTTTATCATCTAGCGTCCAGTCAGCTGCTCCCTGAGTGGTGGTAGCCAGTCTCTAAAACTAATTGTAGCTTCTTAGCAAAATCAAGACACAGTTGGACTTGTATCTCTGCTAGTGTGCACAATCCAAGAAGGGAGAGGGCGTCGGAATATCAGTTTGATCATTATGCTGATTAACTGTATGAGAAGATGCATTGTAATAATCACAATCATATAGAATAAAACTTTAATCTGTAATTTGTTTTGTTCAACCCTATTTGCAGAAAAGttgggacattttgtaaaatgcaataaaacaagaatctgtgatttgttaGTTCTTTTGAACCTTCAATTAACTGACAGAAGTGCAaagaaaatatgcaaaatattttcaCTGCCAAagaaacttttgattttaatggctgcaaaaaaaaaaaagttgggacagaggcatATCTACAACTATGTTGTATCACCTTTCCTTTTAACAATGCTTTTTAATCATTTAGGAACTAAGATACTAATTGTTGCTTATTGTTGACTGTTTCAACACAGCTTAACTTGGATATTCTATCatcttttcacttttattttgcctCTGTCACAAGTTTTTCAGAGTGTGTTGCAGacatcaaattcaaaatttGATTACACTTACAAAATAATCAAGTTGGTCAgccaaaacattaaaagtaatttctttgtgcttttgtcagttaaataaaagttcaagagattctatttatttatttatttttctttcatttatttatttatttttttacaaaatgtcccaaCTTTTCTGGAAATGGGGTTATAAACTGAATAGTTAaaactggataaaaaaaaaacagaacaaacattCAAGAATCACTCGAGTGTTAATAAACAATATTTCCCTCTAAAAAGTTTTGAATACTTAATACCATGGGCTCAAGTTTTGGCTGTTTAGCATGAGTCAGTTAACTGTGTACAATTTCTTTCAAACAACAGTCAAATCACAAGTATTtcactgttatatatatatctatattatttatctataaaatatttatattttatagataaatattataatttatttatctataatatatatatatatatatatatatatatatatatatatattatttatttttttttattgcacgtGTGATAATTTTGAGCGCTTCACATATTTCATATTACTTCCATAATGTGGTATATTTCAGAGTGAAACAGCATATTCTATGAGAAAATGTGCAGCATATGAGTTGATTCAAAAAGTCATCTTTACAGATTTCTAATAGTCTAATTTCTCCAAATAAGGAATATCCAATAATATTAACAGTAAAAGTAGAAACCAGTTTTTACACCATACATGTTTATGCCACAATgaaattaaagaaatgaatggACTGATGGAATATAAATTGTCATGCAGGATGAAATTGTGGACATTActcattcatattcaaataAGATTAAATGGTGTTAATCAgtcattttagaaaatattgaatatttaaaaaatattcttttaaaaattgaaatatttaaaaatcataaattcaTAGGAATGTCACAAAACTTGGCGACACTTTGTAACACTTGatatgtgaacacacacacaaaaatagaaTCACTGCCATaagaaatgaatgggaaataaaaaaataaacaaaatcaaattTTATCTGCATTTATCTatgcagataaaaaaaaaaaaaaaaaacgcacagTAATGAAGGGGTGAATCTCTAAAATATCAAGAGTGTgaagacactcacacacatatcTATGAACTTTAGCCATAATGCAGAAAAAACACAtagaaaaaactatttattattatataaaatgtggGAATCCTTGGTCTGCACAAAAAACGACATAAACTGACACATTTGATTAGTCACATAGAAATAGGCAACAATCTGAAAAATTTCCTCTTAATTTGTTACATCATaatgatttcttttttaaaccTTCCAAAATCCAAAAACGTTGTgttaattttcacatttatcttttttaattaattaattaatttatttatttatttttttttttacaaaattcacAAATTTTCAGGGTCTCAGTTAGGACTGCACTGAACATATACATGTAGACATGTATTAGGTGAATATTACTTACAGCATTATAAGTTTAATATCTGTTTTGAACTGTTCCTGTTTGTTCTCCTCATGTGTTTGTTGTTGAGACAGATGTTGTGgagtcagtgtcagtgatggagggagattctgtcactctacACACTGATGTTAAAGTAAAGGGAGATGATCAGATACTGTGGGAGTTCGGAGATCAAGTCACCATCATCGCTCGCTTAACCTGTTAACTGTCGCCCCCACTAGTTGAGCTCAAACACAAACCTGACATACACAAGCGGAAAAGGTCACAGTTCATGAACTCTTTAGACTACAAGCATAACTGGGATCTCTTTAGAAAGATGATAGTTGTGAGTTTGTTGTTAAGAAGTCAGAATTCATtatattactaaacaaaaagAGTAAGAGAAGCTTAAATATTTTGGAAAagttattatcattttaatttgcatagaaggtgtttatatataaatatatgaaactATGTCAGAGTAACTCAAGTGTAATGAAGTCAAAGCCACAACTCTGAACATGCTATAATTCAAACCTGAACATGAAGCCACTAATAATTAAATTCCTGTAGGCTTTTTTTCTTAgtgaaaagacatttaaaaagggCACTTGGAGACTCCAAAAAGGGCCATTAGTAATTAATATGAGGTTAAACACAGAATAACACTATTTATAACTGAGCACAATTATTGAAGATGGAAATGGTTGAAGATGCCATTTATGAACACAAAAACAGCTTACTTTGTCTGAAACAGTGCCATTTCATAGCCACAATCATGACTGGAGGTTTCCGGTGGCCATGTCTGTCCTTAATTATTTCTCTTCTGTAATCAGTTTATCCTCAAATGTCTAAATCTGTGACTTCACACTGCTATTTTGGCATCCACttttcacacattcacacttaTGTATTATGACCGATATATAGCAAACTGCCCCACTGCTCTACTTCTGTCCCCAGCTCTTGCATTTTTGTCTGTCTTTGCTGCTCACATCTCTTTACTTTACTTTGATATTATGCAGTGTGCTGCCATTAACGTGCTGCTGCATTTAGTTGCATACATTTACACATGTAGCTTGTTGTTCATAATAGTACTGTACACCCACCAATATACTTTTCCTCCAGTCTGCAAACACTTGCATCTTTGCCTCTGTATCAGTCTTATAGTTCAACAGAGGACACATGCCTTCTATAGGCTATGTGTTAAACCATAATGACTGGGTTAGAAAAATTAATTCTTTTGACTGTTAGCATGTGCGCATGGCATGTAGCGCAATAGTACAGCATATTCATCACTACTGTTTAGCTTTGGCTACTTTTCAAATGACTATTTAGGCACAGCTATGGCAAACTCAGATTCATGTCTGGCTCCGCTCTGGTATGGATACCAACTTTTCACCATTCAGTtcattttgatttataaaatcaAGTCCTGCCCTATTTTTCCCTTATTAAATATGCTGTTTCACTTGGTAATATGTTACATTATGGGTGTAAAATAGATTGTGAAAGTAGTTATGcctaaattacaaaatataccttcagtaaaaacacaaacattaaaatttcTAAATACAAACTTGTGTACTTGAAAACCTACACACAAGGCTGATTGCAAAATACAAGGAATCTGTATAGGTCTAATCTCGGTAACCATCTATTTGCTGGCTGCATTTTCCATCCATCAAACTTTAACTAGCTTTCCTCTGGCTGCTTGAGTGCAGTGAATATCATAGGTTGTTTATATTTGGGCCTCGCAACAGCTGATGGCTCTGTTAGAATGTTTTGAATCACTGACCAATCAGCGCTGCAGAAATAACGGTGAGGGTGGGTTATTTTGTTCGTAAGACTCTAGAAGACACGATTATATAGCGTTTCACTTCTGAAAATACCTCTGGgtgtataatttatttgaaaaaatgacAAGAATTGTAATTCTCTTTAAAAGTGTGTTACATAAAACGAGCAGAATTAATCGACATTTCTTATAAATCACCACTTTTTGGATTAAAACGTCTAAATGGTTTTGTGCTCTGGAATACTGCAGTCAAAAGTCCGCCAATGTTTGCATGATTTCGTTTGACTGTCATCTAAACTGGACAAAAACAATTCAGAACTCTCAGATTCGATGTTACGTGTATTGTTGCGAATTCTTgatatgaattaaaatgatgCTGTCGCTGTGACATTACGATCGTAAATATCGATGGTTGAGCCTCTGAACTTTCGAAAGACGTGTTgtttgttaaaattttaaaaaggctTTAATGGTAAAATCATGCggtaaatgtaaacaaacacgCTTCGGAACCGACGATGGTCTCGAGCAGGTTAATGGATTAAACGGCCCTGCTGACGGGAGATGGAGTAACATTCATCTGAACGATCAAACCGGAGAACTCACCTTCAGTAACATCCAAAGCGATCAGACTGGAGATTATAAAATGGAGTTCAACACCAGCAGTATGATTTTACACAGGAAATTCCGTATTGATATTAGTGGTGAGTAAATCAAACTTTCTGATATTCTATTAAATAATAGGCTAGGCTATATCACATCTTTACACTGTGATCActtaaaattgacacttaaaagtttgcattaaattaaacaattttaatgtttaaaatgcatgataAGGCATTAAGGTATATGCATTTCTGGCACAGAGAATTTATGCAAATTACCTACTTTAGTTAAAGTAATATGTTTTGAATATAGcctaatacttgttcaaaactgtcactttttgtttattttgataacAGTTTATGTTTGttcagtaaatatattgtaattaaaaactaaattattaaaaacataaagaTTCTGAAACCATCTATTTGCTGGCTGCATTTTCCATCCATCAAACTTTAACTAGCTTTCCTCTGGCTGCTTGAGTGCAGTGAATATCATAGGTTGTTTATATTTGGGCCTCGCAACAGCTGATGGCTCTGTTAGAATGTTTTGAATCACTGACCAATCAGCGCTGCAGAAATAACGGTGAGGGTGGGTTATTTTGTTCGTAAGACTCTAGAAGACACGATTATATAGCGTTTCACTTCTGAAAATACCTCTGGgtgtataatttatttgaaaaatgacaAGAATTGTAATTCTCTTTAAAAGTGTGTTACATAAAACGAGCAGAATTAATCGACATTTCTTATAAATCACCACTTTTTGGATTAAAACGTCTAAATGGTTTTGTGCTCTGGAATACTGCAGTCAAAAGTCCGCCAATGTTTGCATGATTTCGTTTGACTGTCATCTAAACTGGACAAAAACAATTCAGAACTCTCAGATTCGATGTTACGTGTATTGTTGCGAATTCTTgatatgaattaaaatgatgCTGTCGCTGTGACATTACGATCGTAAATATCGATGGTTGAGCCTCTGAACTTTCGAAAGACGTGTTgtttgttaaaattttaaaaaggctTTAATGGTAAAATCATGCggtaaatgtaaacaaacacgCTTCGGAACCGACGATGGTCTCGAGCAGGTTAATGGATTAAACGGCCCTGCTGACGGGAGATGGAGTAACATTCATCTGAACGATCAAACCGGAGAACTCACCTTCAGTAACATCCAAAGCGATCAGACTGGAGATTATAAAATGGAGTTCAACACCAGCAGTATGATTTTACACAGGAAATTCCGTATTGATATTAGTGGTGAGTAAATCAAACTTTCTGATATTCTATTAAATAATAGGCTAGGCTATATCACATCTTTACACTGTGATCActtaaaattgacacttaaaagtttgcattaaattaaacaattttaatgtttaaaatgcatgataAGGCATTAAGGTATATGCATTTCTGGCACAGAGAATTTATGCAAATTACCTACTTTAGTTAAAGTAATATGTTTTGAATATAGcctaatacttgttcaaaactgtcacttttttgtttattttgataacAGTTTATGTTTGttcagtaaatatattgtaattaaaaaactaaattattaaaaacataaagattctgaaagcatcAATTGAGATcccataataatttaatattgctttacagtagtaacaacaattGTATTGTATGAGTTGTTATGAATATGGTATGAATaatatcacatttttaaatataaaggttTCATATATAAATCTCTAAGGTGGACACCCAActtaatatatgatatttactgTCTGAATCTGTAACCGTGTTATgacaacaaatggaaaagtcagccagctatttattatcatttattatgttaatttatgtgCCTTCAGCAGGGGTGCTTTTTACTCCAAAtcccatacttttacatattatGTAATTGAAAAAAACTGCTTTAATAACCTTgaacaaaacaactgaaaaacattgacaagacctttgtctcaaaatattgTCAATAAATTTAtagattctcatttgctacatGAATCTAGAcaagaacataaaaaaataaatacagatcaAATTAGAGCAGAATCAACATTCAGTTGCAGTTAGCAATTGCATCAATGATCAGCCAGATTTCCACGAGCACAGTCAAAAACAATTGTAGCGAAAAAGAGAAGGACCTGGCTCTGTCCTACATCAACTACAAACACATTACCTATGTATGTGTATGAAAGATAATCGAGCCAATCAGAGTAAGTATGGGCACGCATGCAGCCCCGCCCTGTTCTGCAGGCTGAAGCCAGATATACAAAGTCCTGGGGTGAATGTTTGTGCCAATAAACCCTTGACTCAGACACGCTTCTTTCATTCATGCATTTCGCCTCTATCACTCATCCGTTTCAGGTTTTATGGTATTGTGACCAGTCTAAATTCTATTCTGGTGTCATAGCAGGCAACTTTTCTCAGAACACTGCGCTTTACTTTATTTCCTGTCACTTCTGctgctctctgtctgtctgcctctTCAGCTGCTCTAATCTTAATATCCATCCCTCCTGCACATTTAGATTAGAGAAGCTGGAGAGGCTTTTCTCATGAGCTATAATGTGTGACGGTTCATTTATAAGACTGTGTATTTAAGCCCTTCTCAATTTGCTTCTTTTGTCGGATAATCTCTTAGTTTTACTGGCTAAGCTGGTTTGGCTTTGGTTTATGCCAGGGGTAGGCAGGTTCAGTCCTAGAGAGCTACTGTCCTGcggagtttagctccaaccctaatcaaacacacctaaaCAACCAGTCGATGTATTCATCAATGTATTCAGGATTACTAACTAAGGCCATAGGCaggagaggttttttttttttttttcgcggAGTTGGAGTTAAACTCTGCACGACTGTGTCTCTATGCCTTCAGCTCCTTGTTTTATAATCTTTTTGTTTATTGGAATAAAAGACTGCTCAAGATAGATCCTCGCCTTCGCTTATCTCTTATCTTGTGCCAAAATATTACAGATGTATGAATAGTGCTGTACAGTACAGCATGAAGTTCATCATTTCATtgaatcacaaaataaaatgtaaacaaagggttaataaaaatgcagtttaCCTGGGGTATGAACTACTTTTAATGTGAATTTTCCCCAAGAATTAACACTTAACACTTAGCATTtgattaattattcattcatatgtCTAATCATATTTTCTCCATATGTATTTATTGCTGTGGCAGATGCTGTGAAGACTgtatcagtgatggagggagaaagTGTCACTTTACCCACTGGTGTTATTGAAATACAGGGATATGATCTGGTATTGTGGAAATTTAAAGATAATTCCGtggctgaaataaataaagggACCAATCAGTTCTTAGTATATGATAGCGATGATGTGAGATTCAAAGGGAGACTGCAGCTAAATGAAAAATCTGGATCTCTTATCATCAGTAACTCCaaaaccacagactctggagatTATCATCTAAACATGAGCAGCAGCTCACACTTCTTACAGAGGACCATCGGTGTTACTGTCAATGGTGAGTAGATCAAATCTTTCTGTATCTGTATCTTACATACATCTGTGCTTTGGAAATAATGTAGATATAAAATCAACACAAATGCATCTAACTTAAGAAGAGACACCTGACATTCAATACTCATGTTAAGCATAAGAAATACTTTgtgaaaaattaaacatttgtaggatttttttttattttttttaccaaattGTCACGCAGACCCTTAGATTTGTTTCAAGTATTTGTTCATTAGTAGAAGAGCagcgatttatttatttatttttattttattttattttattttatttttattattattatttttaatatcttaaaAGGGACCAGGATCATTCACAGACAAGAtttagtgatttttttattttattttttgtatcaaACACATCATGTGTGTTCAACATCAACTACCGATTGGAGAGATTTGcttctaataataaattgttacattttaatttattctgaCCCTATTCTGAaatgattttataaataaatatatatttatgtatatatgtatatatatgtgtgtgtatatatatgcatatatgtgtata
The sequence above is a segment of the Onychostoma macrolepis isolate SWU-2019 chromosome 22, ASM1243209v1, whole genome shotgun sequence genome. Coding sequences within it:
- the LOC131530413 gene encoding carcinoembryonic antigen-related cell adhesion molecule 1-like isoform X4, whose amino-acid sequence is MVKSCGKCKQTRFGTDDGLEQVNGLNGPADGRWSNIHLNDQTGELTFSNIQSDQTGDYKMEFNTSSMILHRKFRIDISDAVKTVSVMEGESVTLPTGVIEIQGYDLVLWKFKDNSVAEINKGTNQFLVYDSDDVRFKGRLQLNEKSGSLIISNSKTTDSGDYHLNMSSSSHFLQRTIGVTVNESGLSPGAVAGIVIVVAVLLVAAVVAVYHCRKY
- the LOC131530413 gene encoding carcinoembryonic antigen-related cell adhesion molecule 1-like isoform X2, with amino-acid sequence MNRSVLFWLLLVVDGVFAADDVKSVSVSVLVGDSVTLNTDDTETQGAEALRWKIQDEKQFIAEIDKEAGKKPDVPGNNDERFKGRLELDDQTGSLTITNLKTTDSRVYELHIKKKESKCTRFNVTVRDAVKTVSVMEGESVTLPTGVIEIQGYDLVLWKFKDNSVAEINKGTNQFLVYDSDDVRFKGRLQLNEKSGSLIISNSKTTDSGDYHLNMSSSSHFLQRTIGVTVNESGLSPGAVAGIVIVVAVLLVAAVVAVYHCRK
- the LOC131530413 gene encoding uncharacterized protein LOC131530413 isoform X3, encoding MNRSVLFWLLLVVDGVFAADDVKSVSVSVLVGDSVTLNTDDTETQGAEALRWKIQDEKQFIAEIDKEAGKKPDVPGNNDERFKGRLELDDQTGSLTITNLKTTDSRVYELHIKKKESKCTRFNVTVRDVVESVSVMEGDSVTLHTDVKVKGDDQILWEFGDQVTIIARLNGPADGRWSNIHLNDQTGELTFSNIQSDQTGDYKMEFNTSSMILHRKFRIDISGE
- the LOC131530413 gene encoding carcinoembryonic antigen-related cell adhesion molecule 1-like isoform X1; amino-acid sequence: MNRSVLFWLLLVVDGVFAADDVKSVSVSVLVGDSVTLNTDDTETQGAEALRWKIQDEKQFIAEIDKEAGKKPDVPGNNDERFKGRLELDDQTGSLTITNLKTTDSRVYELHIKKKESKCTRFNVTVRDAVKTVSVMEGESVTLPTGVIEIQGYDLVLWKFKDNSVAEINKGTNQFLVYDSDDVRFKGRLQLNEKSGSLIISNSKTTDSGDYHLNMSSSSHFLQRTIGVTVNESGLSPGAVAGIVIVVAVLLVAAVVAVYHCRNL